The DNA segment CAGCAGTAATACCACTGAACCCACCACCCACAACAAGTATGCTATTTGACATTCTCAATCCTCCTGAACTCTTTGAGGCCCTTAGCCATAAAATGGCCTAAACCCGTACTACGACCGCTGAGGTCGCAATTCGGATTCAGACCATTTTAGCGATCAAACCAGAAAAGAACGGCTGCGGACCCGAAGGTCCGCAGCCGGATATATCGATTCCGACTTAGTCAGGAATGATCTGGTAGTAAGGCTTCTTGAAGACGACAGTTTCGCCTTTTTCAACGTCATACTTAGAGTTGACGAAGCACTTCCACTTGGAATCATCAAGACCCATGAAGTCGCCGCGATAGTAGAATCCGGGATAGCGGGATTCTTCACGGAAGTCGATGTGCTGCATGTGGAGACGAACGGTCCACAGTCTGTGGAACTGTTCCCAACAGCGCATGAGTTCATGCAGGTCACGAGCAGCCAGTTTCTTGGAATCTTCTTCGAGCATTTCGAGGAGATGGAAACCGGTAGCAAGCAGAGCCTGGGAGGTTACGTACATAGTACCAACACCACCACCGTATTCATCAGTTGCCTTAATGAGGCGCATCATGAAGTTTCTGGGGGTAATGTAGTTAGGGTTAACTACTGGGTCGGTAGAGATGGATTTACCTTCCTGATATGTGTACCAGGGCTGATAAAGTTCTTTAGCGAGATCAGCAGCTTTAGCGGACAGTGCGGGCTTGAAGTCTTTGTGATCAACAACCCAGCGAACAGCCTGCTTACCAGCGATACGGCCTTCAGCATGAGAACCGGAAGAGAACTTGTGACCGGAAGCACCAACACCATCAGCGCAGGTGAAGAGGCCCATAACGGTGGTCATACGGTTGTAGACTTTACCGTTATCAGCTTTGATCTTGTAATCTTCGGGAACCCAGTCTTCGTCAGGACCGGAAGTCCAGATACCGCAACAACCGGAGTGAGAACCGAGGAGGTAAGGCTCTGTAGGCATGATCTCGGAACCGGATTTCTCAGGTTCGATGTTCATTGCAGCCCAGAGGTTTGCCTGACCAACACACATATCGAGGAAGTCTTCCCATGCTTCAGATTCGAGGTGTTTCTGTTCAGCAGGAGAGAGTTCTTTAAAAGTGGTCTGCAGTGCGGTAGCGGTGTCCATGTAGATAGGACCGCGACCTTCACGCATTTCACGGAGCATCATGTGGTTACGAAGACATGTGGGGATAACGTGCCCCTTTGCGTATCCGCGATCTTCGTAAGGTTTGAGCATTGCGCGGTTAACTTCGCAATAGTCTTCACCTTTGTAGTTGGTAGCTTTAGCTTTGAAGAGCAGGAACCATGCACCAACAGGTCCGTAACCGTCTTTAAAACGAGCAGGTACGAAGCGGTTTTCCATCATGGTCATTTCAGCACCAACCTGAGCACACATGGTGTATGTGGAACCAGCGTTCCATACAGGATACCATGCACGACCCATACCTTCACCAGTGGAACGGGGGCGGTAGATGTTTACAGCACCACCACAAGCTACGATAGCTGCGTTGGTTTTGATAACATATACTTTATTTTCACGGGTGGAGAAACCTACAGCACCAGCGATGCGGTTGGGTTCGTTAGCGTCGAGGAGCATTTTAACGATGAATACACGTTCCATGTAGCGATCTTCACCAAGAGCATTCTTTGCTGCTTCAGCAACGATGCACTTGTAAGATTCACCGTTAATCATCATCTGCCAGCGACCGGAACGAACACAGGGATCGCCGTTACGCAGTGAGAGGCCAGCGGCCTTAGCTGCGGCACCGTCGAGGTTCTTACCGTCTTTTTTGATCCAGCAGGGGAGTCCCCATTCTTCGAAAAGATGTACGGAATCATCAACGTGACGGCCGAGGTCGTAGATAAGGTCTTCACGAACGAGGCCCATGAGGTCAGTACGAACCATGCGTACGTAGTCATCAGCGTCATTTTCGCCAAGATAGGTGTTAATAGCGGAAAGGCCCTGTGCAACAGCACCGGAACGTTCCATGGCAGCTTTATCGAGAAGCAGGATTTTGATGTCCTGATCAAGTTTGTCAGCCCAGCGGCATGCTTCAAATGCAGCACCGCAGTTACCCATACCACCACCGACGAGAAGAATATCTACGTCTTTTTCTATGATTTCAGGCTCAGCAAGGGCAACACCCTTGGAAGCTTCTTTGATGGGAAGCAGAGGCATATTTCCTCCTTAGAAAGTTGCAGATTGCGTGGACAAAAACTTTAAACAAAGATTATATCTATATGTCTTTGTAAGAGTTGGATTTGTCAGCTTCAGTAACGTCGAACTTTTTGCCCAGTACTTCTTTAGGAGTAGTAAGAGCTTCTTCAGTGAAGAGAAGTTCGGTATCCAGATCAGCACCTTCAGGTTTGCCATCAAAAGGTTTGATGGATCCTTCAGGAGTTGTACGGATGGGGAATTTGAAACGTTTTACGTTTCCGTTACGGAACTTAACTGTCCACATGATGTCTTCAGCAGAGCGCATGGGGATGGAGGTTCCACCCATGGGTGCGAAGTCACCGTAAGGGCGTGCTTCAATAGCGCCCTGAGGGCAAATTTTTACGCAGGAATAACATTCCCAACATGCGTCAGGTTCCTGGTTGTAGGCCCTCATTTCTTCGGGATCCAGGATCATAAGATCGTTGGGGCAGATGTACATGCAGGCGGTCTTTTCTCCACCCTTGCAGCCATCACATTTTTCCGGATTGACAAAGGTCGGCATACCTAGTCCTCCTAAAAAGGGTTTAATAGTTATCAATTACCGACATCTTCCATAACCAGCTATATTCTCGCCTGAAAAATCAAGCTTGTGGTCTAGGGACTATCAAGCGAACTATCAGGTGTCAAGACGAAAGTGAAATTTAGAACAAGCATTCCCTTCCGACCGCGAGAAACGTACCTGAGACTTCAGGTACAAACCGGCAGACGCAGGCGGGTTATCGTACATAAACAGTTGATGCACAATGATTTACCCTCCACTATCATGGACTGCTTTTTAGTTCATTCTTGCACTTTATTGCAAGTCTTTTTTTGAGATTGTTCCTAAAAGTGAACAAGCTTTGTAACTTACTGTTTTCATAACTACTTTTTTTAAAGAATCTTACTATATTTTCTAGAAATTGTCGGGAAATACTCTATTTTTGTTACGAAAAACCCTATTTTATACCAATTTAGTAGGTTAAATTACAATCAATTTATCTTTTTGAGGCCATTTTCCCTTGCCATTACCTGTGGCTGTGATATCTAAAACACCGGTTTGTGAATTTTATGTCTAGCAAATTGTAACCGGTTAAATAACAAAAAGCCTTAAATTAAAACAGGTTAAGCAATTTTGTTTTCTCGGGATCAACATTTTGCCGTAAAAAATAGACTCACTTGATATTTTACCCTTGACATTTCTTTCACAAACAATTCATAAGTCCTTAAAGAATCATGGGGGCGGTTAGGTTTTAATCTTTATGATTCACAGATTTTAACCCCTCCGGACCTCACCTGATCTTTATAATTTAAGATGTGACATTTCATTCCGCAGGCTCCAACGATACTGGAAATACCGGGTCGATATGGGCCGCTGAGTCGGCGAGACAATTTCTGTTATCAGCCCTGTGGAAAGGCAAAGGTGTTGTAAAAAATTACTAAAAGGA comes from the Maridesulfovibrio bastinii DSM 16055 genome and includes:
- the aprA gene encoding adenylyl-sulfate reductase subunit alpha, whose protein sequence is MPLLPIKEASKGVALAEPEIIEKDVDILLVGGGMGNCGAAFEACRWADKLDQDIKILLLDKAAMERSGAVAQGLSAINTYLGENDADDYVRMVRTDLMGLVREDLIYDLGRHVDDSVHLFEEWGLPCWIKKDGKNLDGAAAKAAGLSLRNGDPCVRSGRWQMMINGESYKCIVAEAAKNALGEDRYMERVFIVKMLLDANEPNRIAGAVGFSTRENKVYVIKTNAAIVACGGAVNIYRPRSTGEGMGRAWYPVWNAGSTYTMCAQVGAEMTMMENRFVPARFKDGYGPVGAWFLLFKAKATNYKGEDYCEVNRAMLKPYEDRGYAKGHVIPTCLRNHMMLREMREGRGPIYMDTATALQTTFKELSPAEQKHLESEAWEDFLDMCVGQANLWAAMNIEPEKSGSEIMPTEPYLLGSHSGCCGIWTSGPDEDWVPEDYKIKADNGKVYNRMTTVMGLFTCADGVGASGHKFSSGSHAEGRIAGKQAVRWVVDHKDFKPALSAKAADLAKELYQPWYTYQEGKSISTDPVVNPNYITPRNFMMRLIKATDEYGGGVGTMYVTSQALLATGFHLLEMLEEDSKKLAARDLHELMRCWEQFHRLWTVRLHMQHIDFREESRYPGFYYRGDFMGLDDSKWKCFVNSKYDVEKGETVVFKKPYYQIIPD
- the aprB gene encoding adenylyl-sulfate reductase subunit beta; its protein translation is MPTFVNPEKCDGCKGGEKTACMYICPNDLMILDPEEMRAYNQEPDACWECYSCVKICPQGAIEARPYGDFAPMGGTSIPMRSAEDIMWTVKFRNGNVKRFKFPIRTTPEGSIKPFDGKPEGADLDTELLFTEEALTTPKEVLGKKFDVTEADKSNSYKDI